Proteins encoded by one window of Candidatus Ozemobacteraceae bacterium:
- a CDS encoding aminotransferase class V-fold PLP-dependent enzyme produces MYINKYFDNGATSFPKPPEVARAVSRYLAELGGPYGRSAYPRAVEVSRTLEAARDRLAALLGIGRPECLAFQPNATTGLNLVLQGFLRTGDEVLVSPLEHHAVTRPLAALQRLRGIVWRTLPAEPDGLVRVGEIRRVLTPRTRLLVVSHQSNVNGLIQPLKDIREACGEIPLLVDAAQSAGATELCIDDWKLDFVAFTGHKSLLGPTGTGGVFIRRPEEVEPLVYGGTGSVSESTAMPAFAPDLFEAGTGNIAGIFGLLAAVEHSPAPGHTRQEYMAFIDAVAGLPGVTMLRAADPERQGNLFSFRHDRLDPSVIATRLSERFGIEVRAGLHCAPLAHQTLGSFPSGAVRLAPSRLHTPAEFEFLLSALREILA; encoded by the coding sequence TTGTATATCAATAAATATTTCGACAACGGCGCGACTTCGTTTCCCAAACCGCCCGAGGTTGCCCGGGCGGTGAGTCGATATCTCGCGGAACTGGGCGGGCCGTACGGCCGCAGCGCCTATCCGCGGGCGGTCGAGGTCAGCCGCACGCTCGAAGCCGCCCGGGACCGTCTCGCCGCGCTGCTGGGCATCGGCCGGCCCGAGTGCCTGGCGTTCCAGCCCAACGCCACGACCGGTCTGAATCTCGTTTTGCAGGGTTTCCTGCGAACGGGCGATGAGGTATTGGTCTCGCCGCTCGAGCACCACGCCGTCACGCGGCCTCTGGCCGCTCTTCAGCGGCTTCGGGGCATCGTCTGGCGGACGCTGCCCGCCGAACCGGACGGCTTGGTGCGGGTCGGCGAAATTCGCCGCGTTCTCACGCCGCGCACTCGGTTGCTGGTCGTCAGCCACCAGAGCAACGTGAACGGTCTCATCCAGCCCCTGAAGGATATTCGCGAGGCATGCGGCGAGATTCCCCTGCTGGTCGATGCCGCCCAGTCGGCCGGAGCGACGGAACTGTGCATCGACGATTGGAAGCTCGACTTCGTGGCCTTCACGGGCCACAAGAGCCTGCTGGGCCCAACCGGCACCGGAGGCGTATTCATCCGGCGGCCCGAAGAGGTTGAACCCCTCGTCTACGGCGGCACCGGCAGCGTCTCGGAAAGCACGGCCATGCCCGCGTTCGCCCCCGATCTCTTCGAGGCCGGCACCGGCAACATCGCCGGGATCTTCGGCCTGCTGGCGGCCGTCGAGCATTCGCCGGCCCCGGGCCACACCCGCCAGGAATACATGGCCTTCATCGATGCCGTGGCCGGGCTTCCGGGAGTGACCATGCTTCGCGCGGCAGATCCTGAGCGGCAGGGGAACCTGTTCTCGTTCCGGCACGATCGGCTCGATCCGTCCGTCATCGCCACCCGACTCAGCGAGCGGTTCGGCATCGAGGTTCGGGCCGGCCTGCACTGTGCGCCACTCGCCCACCAGACGCTGGGTTCGTTCCCTTCGGGCGCGGTCCGGCTGGCACCGTCCCGTCTTCACACGCCCGCCGAGTTCGAGTTTCTGCTGAGCGCCCTGCGGGAGATTCTCGCATGA
- a CDS encoding nucleotidyltransferase family protein, whose protein sequence is MILGILLAAGASRRMGRDKLGLPWRGTTVLGATLDRWAAVPELDEILLVRRHPDPASQRPRVRLLVNDNADEGMGSSFRLAANALPSGTEAIVFGFADMPEIAPATIAALIAAWRPLGPRAIVAPVFAGKRGHPVVFGAYHFPALRELTGDQGGRAILQRHAADLTLVPVDDSGVFFDLDTPADLETRA, encoded by the coding sequence ATGATCCTGGGGATTCTCCTCGCCGCGGGGGCCTCGCGGCGGATGGGCCGCGACAAACTCGGCCTGCCGTGGCGAGGAACGACGGTTCTCGGGGCCACGCTCGACCGCTGGGCGGCGGTGCCGGAGCTCGACGAGATCCTGCTCGTCCGACGGCACCCCGACCCGGCCAGCCAGCGCCCCCGGGTCCGCCTGCTCGTCAATGACAACGCCGACGAGGGCATGGGCAGTTCGTTCCGGCTTGCCGCCAACGCACTCCCCTCCGGAACCGAAGCGATTGTCTTCGGCTTTGCGGACATGCCGGAGATCGCCCCGGCCACCATCGCCGCCCTCATCGCCGCCTGGCGGCCGCTCGGCCCGCGCGCGATCGTCGCGCCTGTCTTCGCCGGGAAACGCGGCCACCCGGTGGTGTTCGGCGCGTATCATTTCCCCGCCCTTCGGGAACTGACGGGCGACCAGGGCGGCCGGGCCATTCTCCAGCGGCATGCCGCCGATCTGACGCTCGTTCCCGTCGACGATTCCGGCGTGTTCTTCGATCTCGATACGCCCGCCGACCTGGAGACACGGGCATGA
- the yqeC gene encoding selenium cofactor biosynthesis protein YqeC, with protein sequence MIPLFDYDDVWLIGGGGKTTLMFRLASAWAARGERAICTTTTKIWPHETNACSDVRIGDFTSIVTGLRERPAPMIVVASRIEGGKCHGFSAGEAMSLKAFARRLIVEADGSAERPVKAHAPHEPVVAAEASCIVAVVGGWCVGTPLDAVHVHRPELFSAITGRPIGATVTSEDVARVILDEAGWIRAVPPGAAFHVVVTGPDQGIPAALEAHPHANRLAGIHMSHGDDIIHL encoded by the coding sequence ATGATCCCCCTGTTCGATTACGACGACGTCTGGCTCATCGGCGGCGGCGGCAAGACGACCCTGATGTTCCGGCTCGCCTCCGCCTGGGCCGCGCGAGGCGAACGCGCGATCTGCACCACCACGACGAAGATCTGGCCGCATGAAACGAACGCATGTTCCGACGTGCGGATCGGTGATTTCACCTCGATCGTCACGGGCCTGCGCGAGCGGCCGGCTCCGATGATCGTGGTCGCAAGCAGAATCGAAGGGGGCAAATGTCACGGGTTCTCCGCCGGCGAAGCGATGTCGCTCAAAGCGTTCGCGCGACGCCTGATCGTCGAAGCCGACGGCTCGGCCGAGCGGCCGGTCAAAGCTCATGCACCGCACGAACCGGTGGTCGCGGCCGAAGCCTCCTGCATCGTCGCCGTGGTCGGCGGCTGGTGCGTCGGAACACCGCTCGATGCCGTGCATGTCCATCGTCCCGAGCTATTTTCCGCTATAACCGGCCGGCCCATCGGAGCGACGGTCACGTCGGAGGATGTGGCTCGGGTGATTCTCGACGAGGCTGGTTGGATCCGCGCCGTGCCGCCCGGCGCGGCCTTTCACGTGGTCGTGACCGGCCCTGACCAGGGCATCCCCGCCGCCCTCGAAGCTCACCCGCACGCAAACCGCCTTGCCGGCATCCACATGTCTCACGGCGACGATATTATACATTTATGA
- the yedF gene encoding sulfurtransferase-like selenium metabolism protein YedF → MSEKRIDARGMLCPRPLILVKKALSETAAGDQIEVLLDNATARDNVVRFLQDYGCKPACTETGETFTIRATAVTPSATGPRPDEYCRPDGAARPYVLVLNRLFMGTGSEELGKILMQACINSIRETTPLPSAILLYNAGVNLACENSPVLPALRDLESHGIRILVCGTCLDYFDLKQKLLVGRVSNMYDIMQTIASAGTVFTP, encoded by the coding sequence ATGAGTGAGAAGCGGATCGATGCACGCGGAATGCTGTGCCCCAGACCGCTCATTCTCGTGAAAAAGGCGTTGAGCGAGACCGCCGCGGGAGATCAAATCGAGGTGCTTCTGGATAACGCAACGGCGCGCGACAACGTGGTGCGTTTCCTTCAGGATTACGGATGCAAGCCCGCCTGCACGGAAACAGGCGAGACGTTCACGATTCGCGCCACGGCCGTGACGCCGTCCGCGACCGGGCCCCGTCCCGACGAGTATTGCCGGCCCGACGGCGCCGCCAGACCCTACGTCCTGGTGCTGAACCGGCTCTTCATGGGCACCGGAAGCGAGGAACTGGGGAAGATCCTGATGCAGGCGTGCATCAATTCGATCAGGGAGACGACGCCGCTGCCTTCCGCCATCCTGCTTTACAACGCCGGCGTGAACCTGGCTTGCGAGAACTCCCCGGTTCTGCCGGCCCTTCGCGACCTCGAGTCGCACGGCATACGCATCCTGGTTTGCGGCACCTGTCTCGACTATTTCGACCTGAAGCAGAAACTGCTCGTCGGCCGCGTTTCCAATATGTATGACATCATGCAGACCATCGCCTCTGCCGGCACGGTTTTCACTCCGTAA
- the yqeB gene encoding selenium-dependent molybdenum cofactor biosynthesis protein YqeB — protein MKVLILGAGELASGTAHRLFRAGFEVAMTEVSEPLAIRRAVSFCSAVWDGEIVVEGVRGRRLESDTPLPAHLDHVVVIVDPEARLIAAWHPDVLIDARMLKRPGGTSVAQAPLVLSLGPGAVCGRDAHLVVETNRGHDLGRLIETGSASADTGVPGAIGGVAAGRVLRAPAAGQVRGIRAIGDLVQAGDLVAWVGEEPVYTRISGVLRGILHDGVTITLNTKLADVDPRGEVRACFTVSDKSRTISGAVLEAILNRFSLVGR, from the coding sequence ATGAAGGTGCTCATCCTCGGGGCGGGCGAGCTCGCCAGCGGCACGGCACACCGGCTGTTCCGCGCCGGGTTCGAGGTGGCCATGACCGAGGTGAGCGAGCCGCTCGCGATCCGGCGGGCCGTGTCCTTCTGCAGCGCCGTCTGGGACGGCGAAATCGTGGTGGAAGGCGTTCGGGGACGTCGCCTGGAGTCAGATACCCCGCTCCCTGCCCATCTCGACCACGTTGTCGTGATCGTCGATCCCGAAGCGAGGCTGATTGCGGCGTGGCACCCCGATGTCCTGATCGATGCCCGCATGCTCAAGCGGCCGGGCGGAACATCCGTCGCGCAGGCCCCGCTGGTTCTCAGCCTGGGCCCGGGGGCCGTCTGCGGCCGCGATGCGCACCTCGTCGTCGAAACCAACCGGGGTCACGATCTCGGCCGGTTGATCGAGACGGGCAGCGCCTCTGCCGACACCGGCGTTCCAGGAGCCATCGGCGGCGTCGCGGCGGGTCGGGTTCTGCGGGCACCGGCAGCGGGCCAGGTGCGCGGGATCCGTGCGATCGGCGATCTGGTCCAGGCCGGAGACCTGGTGGCTTGGGTCGGTGAAGAACCTGTTTACACGCGAATCTCCGGGGTCCTTCGGGGCATCCTGCACGACGGTGTGACAATCACGCTGAACACCAAACTGGCAGACGTCGACCCGCGCGGCGAGGTTCGCGCCTGCTTCACCGTGTCGGACAAAAGCCGCACGATCAGCGGTGCCGTGCTGGAAGCGATCCTGAACCGGTTTTCCCTCGTCGGCCGATGA
- a CDS encoding molybdopterin-dependent oxidoreductase Mo/Fe-S-binding subunit — translation MSISITLNGSPRKLNAEPGENLRDALRREGILSVRNGCDGEGTCGACSILIDGRLMNTCLLVAGQVEGKHLRTVEGLARPRELNHLQTAFVDSGIVQCGYCTGAMLMAIAELLEKFERPTREQIRDALSGVFCRCTGYEQIYGAVELAIARRRDPATPFEMPKFREGMRYVGAAHGKLDGYLLARGEAAFVEDRVRPGHCHLKVLPSPHAHAYITRIDTTRAEALPGVVAVFTYKNCPDVWYNPAGQGFPEPSPYDRRMFDQKLRHVGDRVAAVVAETLEIAAEALKLIEVEYEVLPGVFTIDEAKRPGAPIVHNAHVEYVVGAPKDIDSYNKNVDPREGKIIYQFPIHADPHRNLAASVHGGIGDIEKGFAEAEVVFEQTYETAQVQCTPVEPHIAYSRMDGDRLVIHASTQVPSHVRRIIARILGVKENRLRVVKERVGGGFGAKQDMVLEEVAAWATWITGRDVLYRYTREDEFINSRTRHTMKVRVKLGAKKDGRLTAIHMDLEANTGPYGSHCLTVPMNACSKALPLFLCDNVRFDVHTYYSNISPTGAYQGYGAPQGSFALQLAAAEMAEKLGMDQLAFLEKNRVREGVMLEILRCLGEGREGTPQLVQTCGLGPALEQGKKLINWGKKDASDDPDVKIGQGVVIIQQGSGLPGLDSANAAIMQFGDGTFMVLSGGTDLGTGLETVAVKLTAETLKVPMEHVAVLAADTDSTPFDVGAYASSGTYFSGGAALNAALNMKAKLIREAADMLQEPENNLELAWPGVVRGLSGEVTYEQIARRTQSGTGHGQLISTAHFITDKGSFPYGAHFCEVAVDTRTGKVYLKKYYALQDAGTPINPELALGQIYGGVLKTIGHSLYEEMIFDEKGRCLNPNFIDYKVPQMGDLPEDFKAVLIDTNDPFGPMGAKSISEISCNGAAPVIAAAIHDAVGVWIRSWPFTPEKILRALGRIS, via the coding sequence CCCGGCCGCGCGAGCTGAACCACCTTCAGACCGCATTCGTCGACTCCGGCATCGTCCAGTGCGGCTACTGCACCGGCGCCATGCTGATGGCCATCGCTGAACTGCTCGAGAAGTTCGAACGCCCGACCCGGGAACAGATCCGGGATGCGCTCTCAGGCGTCTTCTGCCGCTGCACCGGTTACGAACAGATCTACGGGGCGGTGGAACTGGCCATCGCGCGCCGCCGCGATCCCGCCACGCCCTTCGAGATGCCGAAATTCCGCGAGGGAATGCGCTACGTCGGCGCCGCCCACGGCAAGCTCGACGGCTACCTGCTCGCCCGGGGCGAAGCGGCCTTCGTCGAGGACCGGGTGCGGCCGGGCCACTGCCATCTCAAGGTTCTCCCCAGCCCGCATGCGCACGCTTATATCACGCGTATCGACACCACCCGCGCCGAGGCGCTTCCCGGCGTCGTCGCCGTGTTCACCTACAAGAACTGCCCCGACGTCTGGTACAACCCGGCCGGCCAGGGCTTCCCCGAGCCCTCGCCGTACGACCGCCGGATGTTCGACCAGAAGCTTCGCCACGTCGGTGACCGCGTCGCCGCCGTCGTCGCCGAGACGCTCGAGATCGCTGCCGAAGCCCTGAAGCTGATCGAGGTCGAATACGAGGTTCTGCCCGGCGTCTTCACCATCGACGAGGCCAAGCGCCCCGGGGCCCCGATCGTCCACAACGCCCATGTCGAGTATGTGGTCGGCGCGCCGAAAGATATCGATAGCTATAACAAGAACGTCGACCCGCGCGAAGGCAAGATCATCTACCAGTTCCCGATCCATGCCGATCCGCACCGCAACCTGGCCGCATCGGTCCACGGCGGGATCGGCGATATCGAGAAGGGATTCGCCGAGGCCGAGGTCGTGTTCGAACAGACCTACGAGACGGCCCAGGTGCAGTGCACCCCCGTCGAGCCCCACATCGCCTACAGCCGCATGGATGGCGACCGTCTGGTCATCCACGCCTCGACGCAGGTGCCGTCGCACGTGCGCCGCATCATTGCCCGCATTCTCGGCGTGAAGGAGAACCGTCTCCGCGTCGTCAAGGAGCGCGTGGGCGGCGGGTTCGGCGCGAAACAGGACATGGTGCTCGAGGAAGTGGCCGCCTGGGCCACCTGGATCACCGGCCGCGACGTGCTGTACCGCTACACGCGTGAGGACGAGTTCATCAACTCGCGCACCCGCCACACGATGAAGGTGCGCGTCAAACTCGGCGCGAAGAAAGACGGCCGCCTTACGGCGATCCACATGGACCTCGAGGCCAACACCGGCCCCTACGGCTCGCACTGTCTCACCGTGCCGATGAACGCCTGTTCCAAGGCCCTTCCGCTGTTCCTCTGCGACAACGTGCGGTTCGACGTCCATACCTACTACTCGAACATTTCCCCGACCGGCGCCTACCAGGGCTACGGCGCGCCGCAGGGCTCGTTCGCCCTCCAGCTCGCCGCCGCCGAGATGGCCGAAAAACTCGGTATGGACCAGCTCGCCTTCCTCGAGAAGAACCGGGTGCGCGAAGGGGTCATGCTCGAGATCCTGCGCTGCCTCGGCGAAGGCCGCGAAGGCACGCCCCAGCTCGTCCAGACCTGCGGCCTCGGGCCGGCCCTCGAACAGGGCAAAAAGCTCATCAACTGGGGCAAAAAAGATGCGAGCGACGACCCCGACGTGAAGATCGGCCAGGGCGTCGTGATCATCCAGCAGGGCTCCGGCCTGCCCGGCCTCGACTCGGCGAACGCGGCCATCATGCAGTTCGGCGACGGCACCTTCATGGTGCTGTCGGGCGGCACCGACCTCGGAACCGGGCTCGAAACCGTCGCGGTCAAACTGACCGCCGAGACCCTGAAGGTGCCGATGGAACACGTGGCCGTGCTGGCCGCCGACACCGACTCCACGCCGTTCGACGTGGGCGCCTACGCTTCGTCCGGCACGTATTTCTCGGGCGGCGCCGCCCTCAACGCCGCGCTGAACATGAAGGCAAAGCTGATCCGGGAAGCCGCGGACATGCTCCAGGAGCCCGAGAACAACCTCGAGCTCGCCTGGCCCGGCGTGGTCAGGGGGCTTTCCGGCGAGGTCACGTACGAGCAGATCGCCCGCCGCACACAGAGCGGCACGGGCCACGGTCAACTGATCTCGACGGCCCACTTCATCACCGACAAGGGCTCGTTCCCCTACGGCGCCCACTTCTGCGAGGTCGCCGTCGACACCCGCACCGGAAAAGTATATCTCAAGAAATACTACGCTCTGCAGGATGCCGGAACGCCGATCAACCCGGAGCTCGCGCTCGGCCAGATCTACGGCGGCGTTCTCAAGACGATCGGCCACAGCCTCTACGAGGAGATGATCTTCGACGAGAAGGGCCGCTGCCTCAACCCGAACTTCATCGACTACAAGGTGCCTCAGATGGGCGACCTGCCCGAGGATTTCAAGGCCGTTCTCATCGACACCAACGATCCGTTCGGCCCGATGGGGGCGAAATCGATCTCCGAGATCTCGTGCAACGGCGCGGCCCCGGTCATCGCGGCCGCCATTCACGATGCGGTCGGGGTCTGGATCCGGAGCTGGCCGTTCACACCCGAGAAGATTCTGCGGGCCCTCGGACGGATTTCGTAA